The genomic window GTCAATCGGTCCTGAATCTTTTGGAAGGGAGCGAACCGCACCATCTGGAGTAAAGACGTAAATCTCCTCCGCCAGATAGTTTTCTTTAACAGAGTCCACAAATTCCTTGGCATCATCAGCCTGGTCTTGGAGCTCCATCATCTCCTTAATCCAGTTCATCCCAATAGCAGATTCCTTGCTGTTGACCTGCCCTTTAATGCCTTTCTTATAAGCCCAGTGAGCTGCTACCCCGTACTCAGCCACCTCATGCATTTCCTTAGTCCGAATCTGGAATTCAATCGGCCCTTTTGGTCCATAAACGGTCGTATGGATAGACTGATATCCATTGGCCTTACGATTAGCGATATAGTCTTTGAAGCGGCCTGGCATAGGTTTCCAAAGTTCATGCACATAACCCAGCATGGCGTAAACATCACTCTGGGTATCTAAGATACAGCGAATGGCAATCAGGTCATAAATCTCCTCAAAGCGTTTCTTCTTATCCTGCATCTTGCGATAGATCGAATAGATATGCTTAGGACGACCATAGATTTTCCCTTCGAGATTGCGTTCGGTAGCATAGTCCTCCAACTTGGTTACGACTTCGTCGACCAGAGCCTCACGTTCTCTGCGTTTTTCCTTCATCATGTGGGTGATCTTGTAAAACTCAGTTGGATTGAGGTAACGGAAAGATAGATCTTCCAACTCCCACTTGACACTGGAAATCCCTAGACGATGAGCAAGTGGTGCGTAAATTTCCATGGTTTCTCTGGAAATCCGTTCTTGCTTGTCCTTTCGAAGGTGTTTGAGAGTCCGCATATTGTGCAAACGGTCCGATAATTTAACCAAGATAACACGGATATCCTCTGACATGGCCATAAGCATCTTGCGGTGATTTTCAGCCAATTGTTCCTCGAGTGATTTGTACTCAACCTTGCCAAGCTTGGTCACCCCATCAACGATAATCCGAACATCATGACCGAACTCTCTCTCCAGATCATCCAGTGTCGCATCTGTGTCCTCAACCACGTCATGCAAAAAACCACAGGCAACGGTTACGGCATCCAGCTTGAGCTTAGCCAGAATTCCTGCTACCTGAATGGGATGGATAATATAGGGCTCACCTGATTTCCGAAACTGCCCACTATGACAATCAACTGCGTAAATCAATGCTTTTTGTACAAAAGCAACATCTTCCTTTGTTAAATATTCTTTCGTTAAAGCGACTACCTGATCGCCCGTCAAATTCACTTCTTTCGGCATCTATACTCTCCAATTCTTCCTACCATTTTATCACTTTTTTAAGGATATGAAAACTAGAAAAGCTCTGCAGTTCTATAATTTACTCCATTCCTTACAAGGATCTCAAAAAGAACAATAAACTTTAAACTGTTTTATTATTTCTATTTACTTTTATAATTAATGAGTGGATTTTATAAACAAACTAGCTATTTCTTATCATTTTAAACAAATTTTATAAAAAACATTCGTATTTAACTTGATTGATTGGCTTCCATCCTGTATAATAGAGTGAAACTATTTTTGAGGAGATTTTTATGTCATCATTTCGTAAACAAGCAGCCCTTTTAGGTCTGACTGCAGCTATATTTGCAGCTTCTACTGCACAAGCAGATGAAAAAGCTACAAATCTAGATACTAGCACAACACCTACACCAGTAGCAAATCAATCAGAGAAATCTGTTGCAGCTACTGGAAATGAAAAGGAAACGGCATCTGAAAAAACGGACGCCCCTGCTAAGCAAGATGAAAATGCTACTCCAGTAGCAAGCACTGAAACAACCCCTTCTAAAGAAGGAAGCCTTGCAGACGACAAAGCCCTTCAACCAACAGAAGGACAGGAAGTCGATGTCCGCATCCTTGCAACAACTGACCTTCACACCAATTTAGTTAACTATGATTATTACCAAGACAAACCCGCTGAGAACGTTGGACTAGCAAAGACTGCTGTTCTCATCGAAGAAGCTAAAAAAGAAAATAGCAATACACTTCTCGTAGATAATGGAGACACCATCCAAGGAACGCCACTTGGAACTTACAAGGCCATCGTTAACCCTGTCAAAGAAGGAGAACAACACCCTATGTATGCAGCCCTTCAAAAGCTCGGTTTTGAAGCTGGTACACTAGGAAATCATGAGTTTAACTATGGTTTAGACTACCTCAAACGTGTCATTGATACAGCTGGAATGCCGATTGTCAACGCCAATGTTGTAGATCCTAAAACGGGCGCTTATGTCTATGACCCCTATAAAATCATCAGCAAAACCTTTGTTGATAAAACTGGTCGCAAAACGACCGTCAAAATTGGGGTGACTGGAATTGTTCCCCCTCAAATTCTCAGCTGGGATAAGGCCAACCTCGAAGGAAAGATTCAGGTCAATGACTCTGTAGAAGCTATTCAAAAAATTATCCCTGAAATGCGCAAAGCAGGTGCAGACATCACTCTCGTACTCTCTCACTCAGGTATCGGAGATGATAAGTACGAAAAAGGAGAAGAAAACGAAGGCTATCAAATTGCAAGTCTACCCGGTGTGGATGCAGTTGTAACAGGGCATTCTCACGCTGAATTTCCAAGTGGAAATGGCACTGGCTTTTATGAAAAATATACTGGTGTTGATGGCGTAAATGGTAAGATTAATGGTACTCCTGTAACCATGGCTGGAAAATATGGGGATCACCTCGGCATTATCGACCTCAACCTTATCTACAAAAACGGAAAATGGACTGTTGCCAACAGCAAAGGCTCTATTCGTAAGATTCACACTAAGTCCAAAGAGGCTGATGAACGAATCAAAGAAATTGCCAAAACAGCTCACGAAGGAACCATCCAATACGTTCGCCAACAAGTCGGAACAACAACCGCACCAATCACAAGTTATTTTGCCCTTGTCAAGGATGATCCATCTGTTCAAATCGTCAATAACGCGCAAATCTGGTATGCTAAGAAAGAACTAGCAGGAACTCCTGAAGGAGATCTTCCTATTCTCTCGGCTGCGGCACCATTTAAGGCGGGAACCCGTGGAGATGCTACTGCCTATACAGATATTCCAGCTGGCCCAATCGCCATCAAAAACGTAGCCGATCTCTACCTCTACGACAATGTCACGGCTATCCTAAAAGTCACTGGAGCTCAACTCAAAGAATGGTTGGAAATGTCTGCTGGTCAGTTCAACACGATTGATCCAACTAAAAAAGAAGCGCAACAGCTCATCAATCCAAGCTACCGTACTTATAATTTTGATGTGATTGACGGTGTAACTTATGAGTACGATGTCACCCAACCAAATAAATACGACCGCGAAGGTAAGTTGATCCACCCAGATGCTAGTCGTGTCCGCAATCTAAAATACCAAGGAAATGATGTCCGTCCAGATCAGGAATTCATCGTGGTAACCAACAATTATCGCGCAAATGGTAAATTCCCTGGTGTTCGTGATGCTAGTCTCAATCGTCTCCTCGGACTTGAAAATCGCCAGGTTATCATTAACTATATCCTCGATGTAAAAAATATCAACCCAAGTGCAGATAAAAACTGGCACTTCACAAATAGCATAAAAGGGTTGGATGTTCGCTTCTTGACAGCTGATAAGGCCAAAGACTTGGTTGGCACAGATGGTGACATTCAATATCTAGCTAGCTCCGACCAAGAAGGGTTCGGCGAATACCGCCTTCTCTATGTAGAGCCTAAGACTGAACCTGCAGAAACAAATCACCACGAAGTCCAAGATACGCAGGGACAAAATCAAGGCGATGCAATCACTCTTTCAAACGGTGGGCAAACTATTATTTTACCAAGCGCTCATAATCCAGTAGCTACTACGCTACCAAATACAGGTGAGAAAACGTCTATCCTAACTTTCCTAGGTGTCATTCTAGCAGGGCTTGGACTTTCTCTCAAGAAAAAGGAAGAATAACACAATAGAAGCAAGGCGAGACTCGTCCTGCTTCTTTTTAACCACCAAAAACACTGCCAGATTTCTCTAGCAGTGTTTTGACATTTCATTTGCTTAGTAGACTGTTTTTTCAGTTTCTACGTCGAAGAAGTGTGCTTTGTTCAAGTCAAATCCAAGTTCAACTGTTGCACCTGTTTGCAAGTAGTCACGAGCATCCACTTTTGCAACAAATTCGTCTTTACCAACTTGGCAGTAAAGGTGAGATTCTGAACCAAGCAATTCTGATACTGAGATAGTTGCTTTAACCACTGATTCTGGGAATGTTTCAAGGAAAGCAGGTTCTGCATTCACATCTTCTGGACGGATACCGAAAATCAATTCTTTTCCTTCGTAGCCTTTGTCAC from Streptococcus oralis includes these protein-coding regions:
- a CDS encoding RelA/SpoT family protein; its protein translation is MPKEVNLTGDQVVALTKEYLTKEDVAFVQKALIYAVDCHSGQFRKSGEPYIIHPIQVAGILAKLKLDAVTVACGFLHDVVEDTDATLDDLEREFGHDVRIIVDGVTKLGKVEYKSLEEQLAENHRKMLMAMSEDIRVILVKLSDRLHNMRTLKHLRKDKQERISRETMEIYAPLAHRLGISSVKWELEDLSFRYLNPTEFYKITHMMKEKRREREALVDEVVTKLEDYATERNLEGKIYGRPKHIYSIYRKMQDKKKRFEEIYDLIAIRCILDTQSDVYAMLGYVHELWKPMPGRFKDYIANRKANGYQSIHTTVYGPKGPIEFQIRTKEMHEVAEYGVAAHWAYKKGIKGQVNSKESAIGMNWIKEMMELQDQADDAKEFVDSVKENYLAEEIYVFTPDGAVRSLPKDSGPIDFAYEIHTKVGEKATGAKVNGRMVPLTTKLKTGDQVEIITNPNSFGPSRDWLNMVKTSKARNKIRQFFKNQDKELSVNKGREMLMAQFQENGYVANKFMDKRHMDEVLQKTSYKTEEALYAAIGFGEIGAITVFNRLTEKERREEERAKAKAEAEELVKGGEVKVENKEALKVKHEGGVVIEGASGLLVRIAKCCNPVPGDDIVGYITKGRGVAIHRVDCMNLRAQENYEQRLLDVEWEDQFSSKEYTAHIDIYGLNRTGLLNDVLQVLSNTTKNISTVNAQPTKDMKFANIHVSFGISNLSTLTTVVDKIKSVPEVYSVKRTNG
- a CDS encoding bifunctional 2',3'-cyclic-nucleotide 2'-phosphodiesterase/3'-nucleotidase; the encoded protein is MSSFRKQAALLGLTAAIFAASTAQADEKATNLDTSTTPTPVANQSEKSVAATGNEKETASEKTDAPAKQDENATPVASTETTPSKEGSLADDKALQPTEGQEVDVRILATTDLHTNLVNYDYYQDKPAENVGLAKTAVLIEEAKKENSNTLLVDNGDTIQGTPLGTYKAIVNPVKEGEQHPMYAALQKLGFEAGTLGNHEFNYGLDYLKRVIDTAGMPIVNANVVDPKTGAYVYDPYKIISKTFVDKTGRKTTVKIGVTGIVPPQILSWDKANLEGKIQVNDSVEAIQKIIPEMRKAGADITLVLSHSGIGDDKYEKGEENEGYQIASLPGVDAVVTGHSHAEFPSGNGTGFYEKYTGVDGVNGKINGTPVTMAGKYGDHLGIIDLNLIYKNGKWTVANSKGSIRKIHTKSKEADERIKEIAKTAHEGTIQYVRQQVGTTTAPITSYFALVKDDPSVQIVNNAQIWYAKKELAGTPEGDLPILSAAAPFKAGTRGDATAYTDIPAGPIAIKNVADLYLYDNVTAILKVTGAQLKEWLEMSAGQFNTIDPTKKEAQQLINPSYRTYNFDVIDGVTYEYDVTQPNKYDREGKLIHPDASRVRNLKYQGNDVRPDQEFIVVTNNYRANGKFPGVRDASLNRLLGLENRQVIINYILDVKNINPSADKNWHFTNSIKGLDVRFLTADKAKDLVGTDGDIQYLASSDQEGFGEYRLLYVEPKTEPAETNHHEVQDTQGQNQGDAITLSNGGQTIILPSAHNPVATTLPNTGEKTSILTFLGVILAGLGLSLKKKEE